The DNA segment CCAGATCAGCCTGCGATTTCTGCGGGCCACCGAATACGGTGATGATCTCCTGCCCGGCGTAGGCGTCGCCCAGCATCTTCAGCACGCTGTCTTCAGGACTGCCCCCAGCCTGAACCAGCTCATCGTCCTGCAACCCGATCACGTCGCCCTCGGCAATGTCCAGCGTCTCGCCCTTTTTGGTGGTGATGTTGGTGGTGCGGCTGGCGCGGGTGACTTCAAAGGTGGTCACGGCCTGGGACGCTTCGGTCATGGCTTCCTTCAGCTCGTCGGCGGGAATGTCGGGCTGGAAGGCGAGGGCCGCGCCCATGCCCTGCCCCAGCGTGCGGGTGGGGATCACCACGGCGCGGCCTTCCATCAGTTCCATCGCCTTCTCGGCGGCCATCAGCACGTTCTTGTTGTTGGGCAGCACGATCACGCGCTCGGCGCTGACGCTGCGGACGGCGTCCACGATGTCCTGCACGCTGGGATTGGCGGTCTGCCCGCCAGACACGATGCGAGCGCCCAGACTGCGGAACAGCTTAACCAGCCCGTAGCCGTTCGCCACCGCCACCAGCCCGGAAGGCGGCAGCTCCTCCTCGGCGCGGGCGGTGGCTCCGGCCATACCCAGAATCTCGGTGTGCTGCTCGGACATGTCTTCCACTTTGGTCTTCAGCATCTTGCCGTAGCGCCCCACCGTTGCCAGCAGTCCATCTGGCTCGTTGGTGTGGATGTGGCCCTTGACATAGCCCTCCGCGCCCACCACCAGCAGGCTGTCGCCGAAGGGGCTGACCAGCTCGCGGATGTCCTCGATGGATTTGGTGGACTCGGACATCAGGAACTCGGTACAGAAGCCGAATTCCTCGTTCTCGAAACTCTGGGCGGCGTACTGGGTAATTTCGGGCGCTTCGGGCAACTCGTCGCCGCGCAACTCGGCCAGCATGCCCTGCACGATGTACAGGTAGCCCTGACCGCCGCTGTCGATGACCCCGGCCTGCTTCAGCGCAGGGAGCATCTCGGGCGTCTGGTCCAGCAGTTCCTGACCCTTGAACAGCGCATTTTCCAGCACCATGTCCACGCTGTCGCCCTTCGCGCCCTCCGCAATGCCACGCGCCACGGTCAGGATCGTGCCTTCCACGGGCTTCATCACCGCGCCGTAGCCGCTTTTCTGGGCGGCGTCGAAGGCGCGGATCAGCGTGGGGGCGTCCACCTCCTGCTTATCCTTGATCACTTCTGCAAAGCCCTTGAGCAGTTGCGAGAGGATCACGCCGCTGTTGCCGCGTGCGCCCAGCAGCGCGCCGTAGCTGATGGCGCGGGCCACCCCGGCCATGCTGCTCACGTCGGCGGTGTCCAGCTCACGGCGCACCGATTGCATGGTCAGGTGCATGTTGGTACCGGTGTCGCCGTCCGGCACGGGATAGACGTTCAGGGCGTTGACTTCCTCGCGGTACACGCCCAGCCAGTCGGTGGCGTAGCGCAGCATGCGGGCCAGATCAGCAGGCTTCAGGGTCTGGATGTGCTGGTTGGAGGTGGAATCAGGCACGCTGAACCCCCACCGCATGCACGCGGGTGGCGCTCAACTCGATTCCGGCCAGATTCTTGACGACGTGTTCCACGCGCTCGACGATATTGCGGGCCACCGTGGGAATGCTGACGCCGTAGGCCGCCACGATGTACAGGTCTGCGGTGTAGGCGTCGCTGCCCTTTTCCCTGCCGATCACCACGCCGTCGCTGACATTGGCCCGCCCCAGCACGCGGCTGATGCCCTCCTTAAGATTGGCGGGGGCCATGCCCACCACGCCGGGAATCTCGTGGGCCGTCAGCCCGATCAGGGAGGCCAGCGCCGCCTCGGAAATGTTTATAGAGCCAGTCACAGTGTCGGTCAGTATACGGGGAGGCGAGATGACGGGGAGAACCGCTTGCTTCTTGCTCTGCGGGCCAGAGAAGGCCAGATACAAGGGCGGTCAGACCTTCTCGGCCTGACCGCCCTGTCCTGAAGAATTTTAGTCGCTGGCGGTGGGGCTGCCCTCCGCCTTGTTTTTCCTGATGACGTTCGTGGCCCCCAGCATGGGAATCACTGGAATGAACAGCACCACCAGGAAGCCCGCCACGATGAACCACAGACTGGTGCCGAACATGCGGGTCATGCTGGCGGTGAAGCCGTTCTTGAGGCCGGTGGTCACCTGTTCGCCCAACGTGGTGGCCTGCTCGTCCAGCCTGCTCCTGAGTTCGGTCAGCACGGTCTGGCGGGTCTGCTGCACGGCGGCGGCTTCCTGCGCCAGGATGCCCTGCTGAACCTGCGTGGCGGTGGCCTGCGCGGCCTGCGGAGTGTTCAGTGCCTGAGTGGGCAGGTAGCGGAGCTGCGTCTTGAGGTCAGCGGGCAACTCGCTCTTGAGCAGTGCCTGACGGCCCGGCTCCCCGGTCTTCAGCAGGGCAGCCACATTGCTGGCCTGGGCTTCCAGGGTCTGGCGAACCTGGGCCTGAAGGCCGCCTTTCTCCAGAATCGCCTTCAATTCATCCGGGACCTGCGGGTTGCTGATCAGCGCCTGTGCCGCCGCCGTATCCCCGTTCAGGGCACGTTCAAGCTGAACGTACTGCGCGTCGTAGGCTTTCTTGATCTGCGCGGCGGGGCCGTCCGCACCGCCGCTGGAACGCAATGCGCCGATGTCGAAGTTCTGGGTGTCGATCTGTGCGCCGGGTACGTCGGGCAGGGCGCGTGGCAACTCGGTGTGCAGGTTGTTCAGCAGCAGCGTGCCGAAGATGGCGGCCCCGATGGTGGAGCCGATCTGCCGGAAGAACTGGCTGCTGGAGGTGGCGATGCCCAGTTGATCCTTGGACACTCCGTTCTGAATCGCCAGGGTAAACAGGCTCTGCGACGGCCCCAGCCCCAGCCCCACGATGAACATGCGCCAGCCCAGATCCAGCAGGGTGGTCTGCGCGGTGATCTGCGTCAGCAAGAAGATGCCAGCGATCAGCACGACGCTGCCGCCGATCATCCAGGGCTTGTACTGGCCGCTGCGGGCCACGAGCTGGCCGGCCACGATGCTCGACAGGATCAGGCCGCCCATCAACGGCAGAATGGAAAAACCGCTCTTGGTGGGAGAGACGCCCAGCACCGTCTGCATGAACAGTGGCAGGAACAGAATGACGCCCAGGAAGGCCATGCCCATGATGAACGACGCCAGATTGCCCAGGCTGAACATCTTATTTTTAAACAGACTCAGTGGAATGATCGCGTCAGGAGTGCGCGACTCCACAGCAATAAAGGCGATCAGACTTACGATGCTGAGCGCGAACAGGCCCAGGATGCGGGTGCTGCCCCACGGGTAGGTGGTGCCGCCCCAGGTCAGCGCCAGCAGCAGCGGAATGGTGGTCAGCAGGATCAGCGCCGCGCCCCAGTAGTCGATGCGTCCGCCGATGCGGTGCGTCAGCCGGGGCATCTTGACGATGATCAGAAACAGCGCCAGGATGCCCAGCGGCAGATTGACGTAAAAGACCCAGCGCCAGCTCAGGTTGTCGGTCAGAAAGCCGCCCACGGCGGGGCCGATCACGCTGGCGAGGCCGAAGATCGCGCCGAACAGGCCCCCGAATTTGGCACGCTCAGCAGGCTCGAACATGTCGGCCAGAATGGTGAAGGCAATCGTGAACAGCGCCGCGCCGCCCAGCCCGGCCACCGCGCGGAAGGCGATCAACTGGTTCATGCCGCCGCCCAGGAAGTTGCCCAGGAACGGCTCGCCCGCCAATCCCGACAGCGCCGAGCCGAACAGGAACAGCACGATGCCGAACACCAGAATCGGTTTGCGCCCGTACAGGTCAGAGAGTTTGCCGTAAATCGGCACCATCACCGTGCTGGCCAGCAGGTAGGCGGTGGTGACCCAGGTGTAGAGGTTGAAGCCCTTGAGGTCTTCGATGATGCGCGGCATGGCAGTGCTGACGATGGTCTGGCTCAGTGCCGCCAGCAAAAAGACCACCAGCAGGCCGATCAGCGTGATCTGCCGCTCCTGTTTGGTGAATTGCTGAGTAGATGGTTGAAGGGTGGCCTGGGTCATGCGTTCTCCTGGGAGGGTTGAGGGGATGGTGGGGCGTCGAGTTGTTCGAGCAGGGCGGTCAGGCCTTCCAACTGCTCTGGATCAATGTCGGTCAGCCGTTCGGCGGCCAGATCGAGAAAGGACTGGATTACCGTCGCCGTCAACTGTTCGCCTGCTGGCGTCAGGGTCAGGTGAATGCGGCGCGAGTCCACTGCGTCGATCTGGCGCTCGATCAGGTCCTGTTTGCATAACTGGTCCAGGTAGCGGCTGAGCAGCGTGGGCGGCATGTGCAGGGCGGCGGCCAGCGCTTTGGGGTAGCTGTGACCGCTGCGAATGCCCTGCAAGACGTTGAAGCGCGGCGAATCCAGATCGCCCTGCGCCACCAGCAGCGCGTCCAGTTCCTGTCGGAACGAGCGCCCAAAACGCCACAGCGCGCCCATGAAACGGCCCACCTGCTCTGTACTCAGGGCAGATGGTGGGGGAGAGACAGGAGGAGAGGATATCTCTGTATTCTAGGTAAACAGTTCTCTTGAGTCAACTATTCAGTTTGAGGAATGAATGCGAGATGAAGCTCTGCCTTTACCTCTGCCCGAGGGCCACAGTAAGCGGCAACAACACGAAAAAGAGGCGGGGCAAACTTGCTCCCCGCCCCGCTGATTTCGATGCCTGCTAATGCTTCAGCGTCCGGCCCGTTCCACGCGCGACACCACGCGCTCCTGCCCCAACGCTTCCAGCATCTGCGGCAGATCGGGGCTTTCCAGCGTTCCGGCGACAGCGGCGCGCACCGGGGGCATCACTTTGCCCAGTTTCAGTCCCTTTTCCTCGGCGAAGGCGTGGAACATGGCGCTGATGCTCTCCGCATCGAAACTCGGCAGGTTCTTGAGGCGGCCAGCCAGCTCCGGCAGCAGCTCCCGCGCGTTGTCGATGGCTTTCTGGGCCTTCTCGTTCACCGGGTAGTCCTCGGACCAGTAGTAGCCCGTTTTATCCAGAAAGTCGCTGAACACTTCGATACGCGGAATCAGCAGCCGGGTCACGGCGCGGAAGTAGTCGTCCAGCGGCAGCTCGGATTTGTGGGCCAGCAGGTAGTCGTGCAACCTCTTGGTCACCTCCTCCTCCCCTAGTACCTCGCGCAGATACTTGCCGTTGTACCAGCGCAGCTTGTCCTGATCGAAAACCGGGCCGCCCAGCGTCACGTCCTCCAGCCGGAAAGTGCGCTGAAACTCGTCCAGATCAAAGATTTCGGTGCCGTCCGGGTGGGTCCAGCCCATCGTCGCCAGGAAATTCAGCATGGCTTCGGGCAGATAGCCCTGATCCATGTACCACTCGACGCTGGTGGGGTTCTTGCGCTTGCTGATCTTGGATTTGTCGGCGTTTCGCAGCAGCGGCATGTGGGCGAATCTGGGGGCGTCCCAGCCGAAAGCGCGGTACAGCAGGACGTGAATGGGGGTGCTGGTGATCCATTCCTCGGCGCGCACCACGTCGGTGACGCCCATCAGGTGATCGTCCACCACGTTCGCCAGATGGTAGGTGGGGTAGCCGTCGGCCTTGAGCAGCACCTTGTCGTCGATCTCGGCGTTCTGGAAGTGGATTGGATCGCGCAGCAGATCGTTGACCACGGTTTCACCGTCGTGCGGCACCTTCAGGCGCACCACCGCCGCGTCGCCCGCTGCCACCCGCCGCGCGGCCTGTTCGGGGTTCAGATCGCG comes from the Deinococcus sp. AJ005 genome and includes:
- the gltX gene encoding glutamate--tRNA ligase is translated as MSSLQPNTQPTVTRVAPSPTGDPHVGTAYIGLFNSVLARQSGGKFILRIEDTDQNRYVADSEKRIFQMMQWLGLTPDESPLQDGPNGPYRQSERTELYGQHARQLVEGGHAYYAFETPDELTELREKAQASGTVIAVPSRDLNPEQAARRVAAGDAAVVRLKVPHDGETVVNDLLRDPIHFQNAEIDDKVLLKADGYPTYHLANVVDDHLMGVTDVVRAEEWITSTPIHVLLYRAFGWDAPRFAHMPLLRNADKSKISKRKNPTSVEWYMDQGYLPEAMLNFLATMGWTHPDGTEIFDLDEFQRTFRLEDVTLGGPVFDQDKLRWYNGKYLREVLGEEEVTKRLHDYLLAHKSELPLDDYFRAVTRLLIPRIEVFSDFLDKTGYYWSEDYPVNEKAQKAIDNARELLPELAGRLKNLPSFDAESISAMFHAFAEEKGLKLGKVMPPVRAAVAGTLESPDLPQMLEALGQERVVSRVERAGR
- a CDS encoding Asp23/Gls24 family envelope stress response protein encodes the protein MTGSINISEAALASLIGLTAHEIPGVVGMAPANLKEGISRVLGRANVSDGVVIGREKGSDAYTADLYIVAAYGVSIPTVARNIVERVEHVVKNLAGIELSATRVHAVGVQRA
- a CDS encoding MarR family winged helix-turn-helix transcriptional regulator; the protein is MGALWRFGRSFRQELDALLVAQGDLDSPRFNVLQGIRSGHSYPKALAAALHMPPTLLSRYLDQLCKQDLIERQIDAVDSRRIHLTLTPAGEQLTATVIQSFLDLAAERLTDIDPEQLEGLTALLEQLDAPPSPQPSQENA
- a CDS encoding MDR family MFS transporter, with protein sequence MTQATLQPSTQQFTKQERQITLIGLLVVFLLAALSQTIVSTAMPRIIEDLKGFNLYTWVTTAYLLASTVMVPIYGKLSDLYGRKPILVFGIVLFLFGSALSGLAGEPFLGNFLGGGMNQLIAFRAVAGLGGAALFTIAFTILADMFEPAERAKFGGLFGAIFGLASVIGPAVGGFLTDNLSWRWVFYVNLPLGILALFLIIVKMPRLTHRIGGRIDYWGAALILLTTIPLLLALTWGGTTYPWGSTRILGLFALSIVSLIAFIAVESRTPDAIIPLSLFKNKMFSLGNLASFIMGMAFLGVILFLPLFMQTVLGVSPTKSGFSILPLMGGLILSSIVAGQLVARSGQYKPWMIGGSVVLIAGIFLLTQITAQTTLLDLGWRMFIVGLGLGPSQSLFTLAIQNGVSKDQLGIATSSSQFFRQIGSTIGAAIFGTLLLNNLHTELPRALPDVPGAQIDTQNFDIGALRSSGGADGPAAQIKKAYDAQYVQLERALNGDTAAAQALISNPQVPDELKAILEKGGLQAQVRQTLEAQASNVAALLKTGEPGRQALLKSELPADLKTQLRYLPTQALNTPQAAQATATQVQQGILAQEAAAVQQTRQTVLTELRSRLDEQATTLGEQVTTGLKNGFTASMTRMFGTSLWFIVAGFLVVLFIPVIPMLGATNVIRKNKAEGSPTASD
- a CDS encoding DAK2 domain-containing protein, yielding MLRYATDWLGVYREEVNALNVYPVPDGDTGTNMHLTMQSVRRELDTADVSSMAGVARAISYGALLGARGNSGVILSQLLKGFAEVIKDKQEVDAPTLIRAFDAAQKSGYGAVMKPVEGTILTVARGIAEGAKGDSVDMVLENALFKGQELLDQTPEMLPALKQAGVIDSGGQGYLYIVQGMLAELRGDELPEAPEITQYAAQSFENEEFGFCTEFLMSESTKSIEDIRELVSPFGDSLLVVGAEGYVKGHIHTNEPDGLLATVGRYGKMLKTKVEDMSEQHTEILGMAGATARAEEELPPSGLVAVANGYGLVKLFRSLGARIVSGGQTANPSVQDIVDAVRSVSAERVIVLPNNKNVLMAAEKAMELMEGRAVVIPTRTLGQGMGAALAFQPDIPADELKEAMTEASQAVTTFEVTRASRTTNITTKKGETLDIAEGDVIGLQDDELVQAGGSPEDSVLKMLGDAYAGQEIITVFGGPQKSQADLDALAERIGKQFDGAEVEAHAGGPDLYDYLVTLE